The DNA window AAGGTCATGAAAGAGAGTTTGGCCCCAAAATTGATGAAGCCGGCTGCCGTGAAGGTTTTGCCGGATAGAGGCCTGTTTTTTTCGCCAAAGACGAAGCCACATAAGTTTTGGATTCTGGGTTTTGAGTTATACGGATAGGTTCCGCCTTCTTATCCAGATTGTCCGGCTTATCATAGAGAGATTTGCGGGGGTGTCAATCCGGAAAAGACGGGAAATTCTCAGGCCCCCAGAAGGACGGCGGCAACATTGATTCCGTTAAAAAGAATGTGAATAAAGATGGGCTGCCAGAGTGAACCGCTCTTTTCATAAGCATAACCGAGTCCGATAGAGAGAATCACCAGGGCGGACAGGTGGGTTGGGTAAGGATGCATGGCGGCAAACAGAATTGAAACGACGGCAATGGACAGCCAGGGACGACCCAGAGCGGCCGTCAAAACCGACTGAAGAAGTCCGCGAAAGAGAATTTCTTCGAAAACGGGTACCACCAGGACGGCATTGACAAGAATCAGCAGTCGAATCCAGACCTGAGGGCAGTCCTGAAGGGCCGACAGGGACGTATGGCGGTCCATCGTAAAGTCCGGTCCGAAGAAGAAGCGTCCGATTTGGTATGTTCCTTCGAGGGCAAGGACAATCAGCGGCAGCAGGGCACAGAGGGTGGCGGCCGCGATGAAAAAGTCCTTTCGAATTCGTCGAAAGTCCAGGCCGAACCCTTTCAGTCCGCGGACAAAACCAAAATGGGCCACAGCCAGAAACAGAGCGGCCAGGTGCAGATACCAGAGGATAATGCCGCCGTGCAGAGCGGCTTCAAGGAGGGAGGGCCTGTCCGAAGGAACAGCCGCTTTGATGACGGATGCAATCAGGACTGTCCCAATCATCCAGACCAGCAATTGAACCGGAACAAACCAGGCCGGCAGGCGATGCCGGCGGACGGGGCAGCGAGTCAGCGGGTCGCCCCCGCGAAGGGAAATCAGCCATCGGAGCAGAAGCAGCCCGCCGAGCGTACAGACGGCCCAGCCGAACCAATCGAGCGTTCGAAGCCCAGAGCCGTCGAAAGCCGATTGCTGAGCGGCTGCCAGAGAGCCAATGAAATGTCTGCCTGTCCAAGAGGGCATTTGCAATCTCCGCTGGAGCGTGTTATAGTGAAAAGCCGTTCTTTTGGCAAAGGAAAAGCAGGATGGATATCTTTGAAATTGAAGGACCGGTACGTCTGGAAGGCGAAATCGAGGTGGCCGGCAGCAAGAACTCGACGCTGCCGATTATGGCGGCAATGATTCTGCCCGGCGGGGTGAGCACAATCCCCAATGCGCCGTATCTGGCGGATATCGCCTCGTTCGAGACGCTGCTGGAGAGCATGGGAGCCCGGGTCGAACGGACGGCCGACGGGGCCCTGCAGATTGACAGCGGGCCCCTGGATCGCCCCGTGGGGGAGTACGACATCGTGCGCAAGATTCGCGCCAGCATCTGCATTCTGGGGCCGCTTTTGGCTCGTTTCGGCAAGGCGCGGGTGTCGATGCCGGGCGGATGTGCCATTGGGGACCGGCCTGTGGATATTCATTTGCGCGGGCTTCGGGCCCTCGGGGCCAAGATTCATCTGGAGCAGGGCTATATCGTGGCCGAGGCCCCGGCGGGCGGCCTGGTGGGGACGCAGATTTTTCTGGGCGGGCCGTTCGGAACGACCGTGCTGGGCACGGACAACGTGATGATGGCGGCGGTGCTGGCCAAAGGCACGACGGTGATTGAGTCGGCTGCCTGCGAGCCGGAGGTGGCGGACCTGGCCAATTGCCTGAATGCAATGGGGGCAAAAATCAGCGGCATCGGCTCGCCGCGGCTGGTGATTGAAGGGGTCAGGCATCTGAATCCCGTTTCCTATTCCGTAATCGGGGACCGGATCGAGGCGGGCACATTTATGGCGGCGGCGGCCATTACCCGCGGGTGTCTGCGAATTCGAAACTGCCCCATTCACCAGATGCTGGCGGTGACGGACCGGCTTCGCCATATCGGCCTGACGGTAGAGGAGGGGCCCGGAGAGTGCACAGTGCGCTACGAAGGGCAGCTGCTTCCGGCCGATATTACCACGCAGCCGTATCCGGGATTTCCGACGGACCTGCAGGCGCAGTTTATGGCTCTGCTGGCGTTGGCCAGGGGAAACAGTGTGATTACGGAAAAAATCTTTCCGGACCGCTTTATGCATGTGGCGGAACTGAACCGGATGGCGGCGCATCTGCGCAAAGAGGGCTCCAGCGTGATTGTCGAGGGGGTGGAAAAGTTGATTGGCGCGCCGGTAATGGCCTCGGACCTGCGGGCCTCGGCGGCCCTGGTGCTGGCGGGCATGGCCGCCCACGGGCTGACCACGGTGCAGCGGGTCTATCACATTGACCGGGGCTATGAAAAAATCGAGGAAAAGCTCAACCGAGTCGGGGCCAAAATCCGCCGACTTGCAGTGTAGAAATATTTCATGCCTTGTCTGATTGAGAGGGTGCTATGGAGTGCAAGCAGGAAAAGAATCTGAAATTCTGCAGCTGTTCGTATCCCGGATGCAGCCGAAAAGGCATCTGCTGCGACTGCCTTCAATACCATTTAAAAAACCGCCAGTTGCCGGGCTGCTGTTTTCCACCGTCAGCGGAAAAGACCTATGACCGCAGTTTTGCGGCGTTTGCGAAGGCCTGGAATCTGTAAGAATTGTCTGCCGCTCCCTGCCCTTTAGTCAGGAAGGCCCTGCATCCATTCGGGCCAGGCGGGTTCAGGAGCGTTGGTGTCGCTTCCGCGGTGCCATTTCATCTTCCAGAGCTTCTTCAGCCCGTTCTGGTGAACTCCCAAATCCAGAAACAGGATATTGGTGCGCCCATCGTGACGGGCGATGGCGAAATGACGCATCTGGCGGCTTCCCCCGCCGGTCAGGTCGCAGTTGCTGAAATCCCCGTTTTTTTCAGGAGGCAGATTGTTGTTGTCCGGAAAGGCCCGAATCCACATGCTGTCCAGCACCAGCGGGATTTTGGAAGCACTTTCACCGACATCGAAGCGTCTCCAGTTCTTCGAGGTGGAGATGCCGTAAATTTCTTTTTCTGATGAAGAGACATGGCAGACCCAGCCGTTGATGCCGTAGCTGCCGAGGGCGATTGGTTCGGAGGAGTGAGGATACTGAATCGGGAAAGCGGCGAACGGCTGACCGAAATCGCTGGGAGGAATGGTGCCGGGCTGGGCGGCTGTCGGGCAGCAGCTTATGCTTTTGTTGGGGCCGGCGCTGACGGAGGAGGGGGAACCGGAAGGGCCTCGAGCGGTCTCGGAATAGGGCAGAAGCGAAATCATCCAGTCGCGGCTGTCTGCGGGCAGATAACCGTCATTGTCATTGGAATAGATAACCAGATAAATCCCCCACTGTTTGAGGTTGGATTGACAGGTGATGGTCTGAACCCTTCCCTGGGCCTTGAACAGAGAGGGGATAACGATTGCCAGCAGCAGTGCAATCAGAAACACTACTACGAGCAGTTCAAGGACTGTAAACCCGGTTTTGGAATACCGGCTGTTCATAATCCTCCGGCGCGATTCCGTCCTTTTTTTATCGCCCCTCTGCTGATTCATCGTATCGCAGGGTCAGGAGAAAATCAATAAGAAAATAAGGACTTTATATTATTATCATATATAGACAATAGTATATCTCCTATTAAGGTCTTATAATAACATGATTTTTTATCTATTTTAAAAGGGTTTCCTGATTTATTATATGCTTATTGACAGTATATATCGTCTATAATAAGGAAAATTTAAAAAAAATTAGAAAATTTTGAAAAAGAGACTTGAACTGCATAGGGAATATTCCGTAGAATATGTTAACAAGATTACCCTCCTCCTCCTAATGCCAGGTTCTTCAACCTGGGAAAAAAGCAGCGGTTGCCTCCTTGCCGCTGCTTTTCTTTTTTTTAAAGTGTTTCAAAAAACATTTTTCTTTCACTTATATAGGGAATAATACGGATGTTCTTGTCATCCCATTTCTGGTATGGTTCTTGCTGCCGTTCGAGGAAGAAGTCCATAGCACAGTGACAAATCTTTTGGTAGATTATGGGGTGTTCGAGCGGGCCAGGAATGATAGCGTATTTGGGAAAGCTGGGCAGTTGAATGGAATCTCTGCGTTTATCGGAAATGTGCGAAGTCTTGCAGCATCCGTTTCCTGCGCAGGCGGAACGGATGATAACAGGGGTCAGCATTGATTCTCGTACCATTCAGCCGGGGGAGTGTTTTTTTGCTGTTCCGGGCGAGCGTTTTGACGGCCACGACTTTCTTCATCAGGCAGAGCAGAAAGGGGCGGCTTGTGCCGTCGTTCACAAAGAACTGCCGGCGGATTTAAAGATTCCGGTCATTCGCGTGGAGGATACGGTTCGTTCGCTGGGGCAGCTGGCGGCCTGGTATCGAAGACGGCTGAAGGCCCGGGTGATTGCAATTACCGGTTCCGTCGGCAAAACCACTACACGCCATCTGCTATTCGGCGTGCTGGGCCGTCATTTTCGGGCTCGGCAGGCCCCGAAAAGCTTTAACAATCAAATCGGTGTGCCGCTGACGCTTTTGTCCGCTCAGCCGGAGGATGAGATTCTTCTGGTGGAAATCGGGATGAATCATCCCGGCGAGATTGCCCCCTTGAGCCGGATGGCTGGTCCGGATATTGCCGTGATTACCCATATTGCGCCGGCCCATTTGGAGGGGATGGGTTCCATAGCGGCCATTATTCAGGAAAAAGCATCGATTCTGGAGGGACTTTCTTCTGAAGGAAGGGCCTACATCAACGGCGATATTCCCGAGTTGGTAAGTTATGTTCGACAAAATTATTCCCATCCGGTCATTACCGTCGGCGAAGGGCCTGATTGTATGGTTCGAGCGGAACGGCTGC is part of the Anaerohalosphaeraceae bacterium genome and encodes:
- the murA gene encoding UDP-N-acetylglucosamine 1-carboxyvinyltransferase, which encodes MDIFEIEGPVRLEGEIEVAGSKNSTLPIMAAMILPGGVSTIPNAPYLADIASFETLLESMGARVERTADGALQIDSGPLDRPVGEYDIVRKIRASICILGPLLARFGKARVSMPGGCAIGDRPVDIHLRGLRALGAKIHLEQGYIVAEAPAGGLVGTQIFLGGPFGTTVLGTDNVMMAAVLAKGTTVIESAACEPEVADLANCLNAMGAKISGIGSPRLVIEGVRHLNPVSYSVIGDRIEAGTFMAAAAITRGCLRIRNCPIHQMLAVTDRLRHIGLTVEEGPGECTVRYEGQLLPADITTQPYPGFPTDLQAQFMALLALARGNSVITEKIFPDRFMHVAELNRMAAHLRKEGSSVIVEGVEKLIGAPVMASDLRASAALVLAGMAAHGLTTVQRVYHIDRGYEKIEEKLNRVGAKIRRLAV
- a CDS encoding prepilin-type N-terminal cleavage/methylation domain-containing protein; translated protein: MNSRYSKTGFTVLELLVVVFLIALLLAIVIPSLFKAQGRVQTITCQSNLKQWGIYLVIYSNDNDGYLPADSRDWMISLLPYSETARGPSGSPSSVSAGPNKSISCCPTAAQPGTIPPSDFGQPFAAFPIQYPHSSEPIALGSYGINGWVCHVSSSEKEIYGISTSKNWRRFDVGESASKIPLVLDSMWIRAFPDNNNLPPEKNGDFSNCDLTGGGSRQMRHFAIARHDGRTNILFLDLGVHQNGLKKLWKMKWHRGSDTNAPEPAWPEWMQGLPD
- the murF gene encoding UDP-N-acetylmuramoyl-tripeptide--D-alanyl-D-alanine ligase, whose translation is MCEVLQHPFPAQAERMITGVSIDSRTIQPGECFFAVPGERFDGHDFLHQAEQKGAACAVVHKELPADLKIPVIRVEDTVRSLGQLAAWYRRRLKARVIAITGSVGKTTTRHLLFGVLGRHFRARQAPKSFNNQIGVPLTLLSAQPEDEILLVEIGMNHPGEIAPLSRMAGPDIAVITHIAPAHLEGMGSIAAIIQEKASILEGLSSEGRAYINGDIPELVSYVRQNYSHPVITVGEGPDCMVRAERLHSCGTNGWLQLEGQTIRVPLAGIGSLRNSLMVWAVCRDLGVRLSDFAEAMKTVTPADMRMQLEHIGPLTVLNDCYNANPASMENAVDCLVRMAQSQGRRSVFIAGDMLELGSESDPLHRQLGKFAAERGVGVILAAGRFAQALAEGAAQADNLSGSTGVRIAFGTVEALCNNLHFYVQPDDIILIKASRSVRLERVAERLRELFAGRQSAS
- a CDS encoding DUF6485 family protein produces the protein MECKQEKNLKFCSCSYPGCSRKGICCDCLQYHLKNRQLPGCCFPPSAEKTYDRSFAAFAKAWNL
- a CDS encoding type II CAAX endopeptidase family protein; protein product: MPSWTGRHFIGSLAAAQQSAFDGSGLRTLDWFGWAVCTLGGLLLLRWLISLRGGDPLTRCPVRRHRLPAWFVPVQLLVWMIGTVLIASVIKAAVPSDRPSLLEAALHGGIILWYLHLAALFLAVAHFGFVRGLKGFGLDFRRIRKDFFIAAATLCALLPLIVLALEGTYQIGRFFFGPDFTMDRHTSLSALQDCPQVWIRLLILVNAVLVVPVFEEILFRGLLQSVLTAALGRPWLSIAVVSILFAAMHPYPTHLSALVILSIGLGYAYEKSGSLWQPIFIHILFNGINVAAVLLGA